The proteins below come from a single Asterias rubens chromosome 9, eAstRub1.3, whole genome shotgun sequence genomic window:
- the LOC117294891 gene encoding NK1 transcription factor-related protein 2-like, with translation MIQTLSGEAAPPFAETPSSLEHLLPHPKMMDTDTNQGGLCTTNGPSTEPNQDFVHSDSETSSNVYPRSPESNSESHKCNHHQPPPNNHHLERASPNAMAPAPALIRPTKLTPFSVVDILNPNNFNSPPPTKLHRSSCVCCEDRSVESCQRVRASSSPVPMASSPGNAYPWSSTWNSGEPRCNAEGKAISETEHSPRADHRREAVKDEAIREHFDSEEEQVSLEDDDDIASDDRDKDDSEDSDDKSDGSPGKKRKRSDSDSGKAGKPRRARTAFTYEQLVALENKFKSTRYLSVCERLNLALSLSLTETQVKIWFQNRRTKWKKQHPGMDPNAPTTSPQSPPPHVSLHTTYNSGLVYGSQLPYLHAAGAAGTMPYLVSSPAYPTLHAHHFYSHLGHV, from the exons ATGATTCAAACTCTATCGGGCGAAGCTGCTCCTCCCTTTGCGGAGACACCATCAAGTCTTGAGCATCTGCTCCCACATCCGAAGATGATGGACACCGATACGAATCAAGGGGGTTTGTGTACCACAAATGGACCCTCTACTGAGCCTAACCAGGACTTCGTCCACTCGGACTCTGAAACATCTTCAAATGTGTATCCCCGATCGCCAGAATCAAACTCAGAATCTCATAAATGTAACCACCATCAACCACCACCGAACAACCATCACCTAGAGCGGGCCTCACCCAACGCGATGGCCCCGGCACCAGCGCTCATTCGACCCACCAAACTAACTCCTTTCTCCGTGGTCGACATCCTGAACCCGAACAACTTTAACAGTCCGCCCCCGACCAAGTTACATCGGTCGTCGTGCGTCTGTTGCGAGGACCGAAGCGTGGAGAGTTGTCAGCGGGTCAGAGCATCATCTTCCCCGGTGCCGATGGCGAGTTCACCCGGTAATGCTTACCCGTGGTCGTCGACATGGAACAGCGGGGAGCCTAGGTGTAATGCAGAAGGGAAAGCCATCTCTG AAACCGAACATTCACCAAGAGCCGACCACAGACGGGAAGCAGTCAAAGATGAAGCGATTAGAGAACACTTCGACAGCGAAGAGGAGCAAGTGTCACTAGAAGACGACGATGACATCGCATCCGACGACAGGGACAAAGATGACAGTGAGGACAGCGACGACAAATCAGATGGCTCACCGGGAAAGAAACGTAAACGATCAGACTCGGACTCTGGAAAGGCCGGCAAGCCACGCCGTGCCCGCACGGCGTTCACCTACGAGCAACTCGTCGCTCTTGAGAACAAATTCAAAAGCACCCGGTACCTCTCCGTGTGTGAAAGACTCAATCTTGCATTGTCACTCAGTCTGACTGAGACACAAGTTAAGATCTGGTTTCAGAATCGCCGCACCAAGtggaagaaacaacaccctGGGATGGACCCCAACGCACCCACCACCAGTCCCCAGTCACCACCGCCCCATGTCAGCCTTCACACTACCTACAACTCCGGGCTTGTGTACGGGTCGCAACTACCCTACCTTCATGCTGCTGGAGCAGCTGGGACTATGCCGTACCTTGTCAGCTCGCCGGCGTACCCCACTCTACACGCTCATCATTTCTATTCCCACCTCGGACATGTTTGA